A genomic window from Streptomyces broussonetiae includes:
- a CDS encoding dihydrofolate reductase family protein has protein sequence MSYPYVLLSAAVSLDGYLDDTGPERLLLSSPADFDRVDAVRAESDAILVGAGTIRADNPRLLVNSAERRAARVGQGMPEYPLKVTVTASGDLDPAAKFWHTGGDKLVYTTDRGAERAARLLGDSADVVPLGPALDWRVLLEHLRVVRGVRRLMVEGGGTVHTQLLQQGLADELQLVLAPLLVGDTDAPRLFGPGTYQAGRLCLVETRRIEDVVLMRYEPTAPGTGPAPVAADRHWLGAACALAALCPPSGTAFSVGAVVVAADGTELARGHSREGGDPVVHAEEAALAKVDPADPRLAGATVYSSLEPCARRASRPAPCSELILRAGVRRVVTAWREPDTFVDAADGSGVLVKGGAEVVVLPEYESQAKAPNSHLVR, from the coding sequence ATGTCGTACCCGTATGTGCTGCTGTCCGCCGCCGTCTCTCTCGACGGCTACCTGGACGACACCGGCCCCGAGCGCCTGCTGCTCTCCAGCCCGGCCGACTTCGACCGGGTCGACGCGGTACGGGCCGAGTCCGACGCCATCCTGGTCGGCGCCGGCACGATCCGCGCCGACAACCCGCGGTTGCTGGTCAACTCCGCCGAGCGCCGTGCGGCCCGGGTCGGGCAGGGCATGCCGGAGTACCCGCTGAAGGTGACGGTCACCGCCTCCGGCGACCTCGACCCGGCCGCGAAGTTCTGGCACACCGGCGGCGACAAGCTCGTCTACACGACCGACCGGGGCGCCGAGCGCGCCGCCCGTCTCCTCGGCGACAGCGCGGACGTCGTACCGCTCGGCCCCGCCCTCGACTGGCGGGTGCTCCTCGAGCACCTCCGGGTCGTGCGTGGTGTGCGGCGCCTGATGGTCGAGGGCGGCGGTACGGTCCACACCCAGCTGCTCCAGCAGGGCCTCGCCGACGAACTCCAGCTGGTCCTCGCCCCGCTCCTCGTCGGTGACACGGACGCCCCCCGCCTGTTCGGACCGGGGACGTACCAGGCAGGCCGGCTGTGCCTCGTCGAAACCCGCCGGATCGAGGACGTCGTCCTCATGCGCTACGAGCCCACCGCCCCCGGCACCGGCCCCGCCCCCGTCGCCGCAGACCGCCACTGGCTGGGCGCCGCCTGCGCACTGGCCGCGCTGTGCCCGCCCTCCGGGACGGCGTTCAGTGTCGGCGCGGTGGTGGTCGCCGCCGACGGCACGGAGCTGGCGCGCGGCCACTCGCGCGAGGGCGGCGACCCCGTGGTCCATGCGGAGGAGGCCGCGCTGGCCAAGGTCGATCCGGCGGATCCGCGGCTGGCCGGTGCCACGGTGTACAGCAGCCTCGAGCCCTGCGCCCGCCGGGCCTCGCGGCCCGCGCCGTGCTCCGAGCTGATTCTCCGGGCGGGGGTGCGGCGGGTGGTCACGGCCTGGCGCGAGCCGGACACCTTCGTGGACGCGGCCGACGGGAGCGGGGTGCTGGTGAAGGGGGGTGCCGAGGTGGTCGTCCTGCCGGAGTACGAGTCGCAGGCCAAGGCGCCCAACAGCCATCTGGTGCGGTGA
- a CDS encoding MarR family winged helix-turn-helix transcriptional regulator: protein MTTRWLSPEEQRAWRAYIAATHLLEDAMDRQLQQDAGMPHLFYSVLANLSEAPDRRLRMTDLAETVKITRSRLTYAVSRLERDGLVRREDCDWDKRSSIAVLTDEGMAVLERAAPGHVETVRATLFDRLTPAQVRQLEEIFTGVAHGLQGDDTGSGADDVPWRRRSSCPSSAPPASS, encoded by the coding sequence ATGACGACCCGCTGGCTCAGCCCCGAGGAGCAGCGCGCGTGGCGCGCCTACATCGCCGCGACCCACCTTCTGGAGGACGCGATGGACCGGCAGCTCCAGCAGGACGCCGGCATGCCCCACCTTTTCTACTCGGTGCTGGCCAACCTCTCCGAGGCGCCCGACCGCCGGCTGCGCATGACCGATCTCGCCGAGACGGTGAAGATCACGCGCAGCAGGCTGACGTACGCGGTGTCCCGGCTGGAGCGGGACGGGCTGGTGCGCCGGGAGGACTGCGACTGGGACAAGCGCAGCAGCATCGCCGTGCTGACGGACGAGGGGATGGCCGTGCTGGAGCGTGCGGCACCCGGGCATGTCGAGACCGTGCGGGCCACCCTCTTCGACCGGCTGACGCCCGCGCAGGTGCGGCAGCTGGAGGAGATCTTCACGGGCGTCGCGCACGGACTGCAGGGCGACGACACCGGCTCAGGGGCGGACGACGTGCCGTGGCGCCGCCGCTCGTCGTGTCCGTCGTCCGCGCCGCCCGCGTCCTCGTGA
- a CDS encoding GTP cyclohydrolase II, protein MPDTPAATPRARVRVPLCFHDGYSVDAELVTFHGLADGQEHVAVVLGDPAPGSVPLVRLHSECLTGDVFGSARCDCGPQLREAVERIADRGGVLLYLRQEGRGIGLYNKLDAYALQDQGLDTYEANAALGLPEDARDYTAAAQMLAALGIEELDLLSNNPDKAEQLRALGVVVRDRVPTGVFTTAHNVRYLRAKVLQTQHTLPLAELTDLAGRNAG, encoded by the coding sequence ATGCCCGACACCCCCGCCGCCACGCCGCGCGCCCGCGTCCGGGTACCGCTGTGCTTCCACGACGGCTACAGCGTCGACGCCGAACTCGTCACGTTCCACGGCCTGGCCGACGGCCAGGAGCATGTCGCCGTCGTCCTCGGCGACCCGGCCCCCGGCTCCGTCCCGCTGGTGCGGCTGCACTCCGAGTGCCTCACCGGCGACGTCTTCGGCTCGGCCCGCTGCGACTGCGGTCCCCAGCTGCGCGAGGCGGTCGAGCGCATCGCCGACCGCGGCGGCGTCCTGCTCTACCTCCGCCAGGAGGGCCGCGGCATCGGCCTCTACAACAAGCTCGACGCGTACGCCCTCCAGGACCAGGGCCTCGACACGTACGAGGCGAACGCCGCGCTCGGCCTGCCGGAGGACGCCCGCGACTACACCGCCGCCGCCCAGATGCTCGCCGCCCTCGGCATCGAGGAGCTGGACCTGCTGTCCAACAACCCCGACAAGGCCGAGCAGTTGCGCGCGCTGGGGGTCGTCGTACGGGACCGGGTGCCGACCGGCGTCTTCACCACCGCCCACAACGTCCGCTACCTGCGCGCAAAGGTCCTGCAGACCCAGCACACGCTGCCGCTGGCCGAGTTGACGGACCTCGCGGGGCGCAACGCGGGCTGA
- a CDS encoding DHA2 family efflux MFS transporter permease subunit, giving the protein MPATVPVTAPVRPGPDPTDPATVLRRALAVTVIGATMAVLDMTIVNVAMRSLSESFGAPLETVQWTATAYTLALAAVIPVAAWAMARIGAKRTYTTALVLFTLGSLLAACAWDAGSLIAFRAVQGLGGGLLQPVGMTMVMRVADRRRLGRAMAVGGLPILVGPVVGPVLGGRLVDAASWRWIFLVNLPVGLLALALAVRLLPRDVPDAGTRAAARLDVPGLLMLSPGLALLLYGLARGGERGDFVAPGALLPTLAGAALTAAFVRRALTAREPLLDLRLLRDRTFAASVTTLALFTCGYFGSMLLGPLYWQQERGLSATAAGLLGAPTGLVVGTAMQFAARWADRTAPRRLIPAGIALAALGMALLAWQTGVPQVAAWRLVASAMVMGAGTGMVLMPTMTTAARELPTDRMPAASTALSINSQLGASVGTALLSVVLGTTGQDPAGFRLAYAVAAALLTLSVLPALRLPGRRRP; this is encoded by the coding sequence ATGCCTGCGACCGTGCCCGTCACGGCCCCCGTGCGCCCGGGGCCGGACCCCACCGATCCGGCCACCGTCCTGCGGCGCGCGCTCGCCGTCACCGTCATCGGCGCGACGATGGCCGTGCTCGACATGACGATCGTGAACGTCGCGATGCGCTCACTGTCGGAGTCCTTCGGTGCTCCGCTGGAGACCGTCCAGTGGACCGCCACCGCGTACACGCTCGCGCTCGCCGCCGTCATCCCGGTCGCCGCCTGGGCGATGGCCCGGATCGGCGCCAAGCGCACCTACACGACCGCGCTCGTCCTGTTCACGCTCGGCTCCCTGCTCGCCGCCTGCGCCTGGGACGCGGGCAGCCTCATCGCCTTCCGCGCGGTGCAGGGGCTGGGCGGCGGACTGCTGCAGCCGGTCGGGATGACGATGGTGATGCGGGTCGCCGACCGGCGCCGACTCGGCCGCGCGATGGCTGTGGGCGGGCTGCCGATCCTGGTCGGACCGGTTGTCGGGCCGGTGCTGGGCGGCCGGCTGGTCGACGCCGCCTCCTGGCGGTGGATCTTCCTGGTGAACCTGCCGGTGGGTCTGCTCGCCCTTGCGCTCGCCGTACGGCTGCTGCCGCGCGACGTACCGGACGCCGGGACGCGCGCCGCCGCCCGCCTGGACGTGCCCGGCCTGCTGATGCTCTCGCCGGGTCTCGCCCTGCTGCTCTACGGCCTGGCCCGGGGCGGCGAGCGCGGCGACTTCGTTGCCCCCGGCGCCCTGCTGCCCACCCTTGCGGGCGCCGCCCTGACGGCCGCCTTCGTCCGCCGGGCGCTGACCGCGCGCGAACCGCTCCTGGACCTACGGCTCCTGCGCGACCGCACCTTCGCCGCGAGCGTCACCACGCTCGCCCTGTTCACCTGCGGCTACTTCGGCTCGATGCTGCTCGGCCCGCTGTACTGGCAGCAGGAGCGGGGCCTGAGCGCGACCGCGGCCGGGCTGCTGGGCGCTCCGACCGGGCTCGTCGTCGGTACGGCGATGCAGTTCGCGGCGCGGTGGGCCGACAGGACGGCCCCGCGCCGGCTGATCCCGGCCGGTATCGCGCTGGCCGCCCTCGGGATGGCGCTGCTGGCCTGGCAGACGGGCGTGCCCCAGGTGGCGGCCTGGCGGCTCGTCGCCTCGGCCATGGTGATGGGGGCCGGCACCGGCATGGTGCTGATGCCGACGATGACGACCGCGGCCCGGGAGCTGCCGACGGACCGGATGCCCGCGGCGAGCACCGCGCTCAGCATCAACTCCCAGCTCGGGGCGTCGGTGGGCACGGCGCTGCTCTCGGTGGTCCTGGGCACGACGGGCCAGGACCCGGCGGGTTTCCGCCTCGCCTACGCCGTGGCGGCGGCCCTGCTGACCCTGTCGGTCCTGCCGGCCCTCCGCCTGCCGGGCCGCCGCCGGCCGTGA
- a CDS encoding NADPH-dependent FMN reductase, whose amino-acid sequence MSVTGKEAVTGNETDGAPESREAPLRVAVVVGSVREGRQGRAVADWFLGTVAGDPGLVLDVIDLATVDLPLVLPGWGGRPDPGTAAVLQDVSPRLATADAFVVVTPEYNHSFPAALKNFIDWHYTQWQAKPVGFVSYGGLGGGLRAVEQLRLVFAELHAMTVRDSVSLHGPWSGIAEDGRPRDADVCAGAAKGMLGQLAWWARALRAARAERPYAG is encoded by the coding sequence GTGTCTGTCACCGGCAAGGAAGCCGTCACCGGCAACGAGACCGATGGAGCACCGGAGAGCCGCGAAGCGCCGCTGCGCGTCGCCGTCGTCGTCGGCAGTGTCCGGGAGGGGCGCCAGGGCCGGGCCGTCGCCGACTGGTTCCTCGGGACCGTCGCCGGCGACCCGGGCCTCGTCCTCGACGTCATCGACCTCGCCACGGTGGACCTGCCGCTCGTGCTGCCCGGCTGGGGCGGCAGGCCGGACCCCGGGACCGCAGCCGTCCTGCAGGACGTCTCGCCCCGGCTCGCCACCGCCGACGCATTCGTCGTCGTCACCCCCGAGTACAACCACAGCTTCCCGGCAGCCCTGAAGAACTTCATCGACTGGCACTACACCCAGTGGCAGGCCAAGCCCGTCGGCTTCGTGTCGTACGGCGGTCTCGGCGGCGGGCTGCGCGCGGTCGAGCAGCTCCGGCTGGTCTTCGCCGAACTGCACGCCATGACCGTGCGCGACTCGGTCAGCCTGCACGGGCCCTGGTCCGGCATCGCCGAGGACGGCCGCCCGCGCGACGCCGACGTCTGCGCGGGCGCCGCCAAGGGCATGCTCGGTCAACTCGCCTGGTGGGCACGGGCGTTGCGAGCAGCGCGGGCCGAGCGCCCCTACGCGGGCTGA
- a CDS encoding TetR/AcrR family transcriptional regulator — translation MSGTNESPPERARREVSPRKLEKQIAIASASCTVFGREGYARAPVDALAAEAGVSTRTLYNHFPGGKAQLFQTVVTWTSGEVRDAQLARLREVLDPERPPHAEDLERDLVALARAFVGLMTDYPNHFALVRHIHAEADHVPPEVLKAWHEAGPAPVGRAVAEAMARLADAGLLDAHGDPAMAAAHFTALTAHTIVQLTHYGVLPLPPAETDRLVRSGVAAFLRAYGRTGTGPTG, via the coding sequence GTGAGCGGAACGAACGAGTCGCCACCGGAACGGGCGCGACGCGAGGTCTCACCGCGCAAGCTGGAGAAACAGATCGCCATCGCCAGCGCGTCCTGTACGGTCTTCGGCCGCGAGGGCTACGCGCGCGCCCCGGTCGACGCGCTCGCCGCCGAGGCCGGCGTCTCCACACGCACGCTCTACAACCACTTCCCCGGCGGCAAGGCACAGCTCTTCCAGACCGTGGTGACCTGGACGTCCGGCGAGGTCCGCGACGCCCAACTGGCCCGGCTGCGCGAGGTGCTGGACCCTGAGCGGCCGCCGCACGCCGAGGACCTGGAGCGCGACCTGGTCGCCCTGGCCCGCGCGTTCGTCGGCCTCATGACCGACTACCCGAACCACTTCGCCCTCGTCCGGCACATCCACGCCGAGGCCGACCATGTGCCGCCGGAGGTCCTCAAGGCCTGGCACGAGGCGGGCCCGGCGCCGGTCGGCCGGGCGGTCGCCGAGGCGATGGCGCGTCTCGCGGACGCCGGCCTGCTCGACGCGCACGGCGATCCGGCCATGGCCGCCGCCCACTTCACGGCCCTGACCGCGCACACGATCGTCCAGCTCACCCACTACGGCGTCCTGCCCCTGCCGCCGGCGGAGACGGACCGCCTGGTCAGGAGCGGGGTCGCGGCGTTCCTGCGGGCCTACGGACGGACGGGCACCGGACCCACCGGCTGA
- a CDS encoding TetR/AcrR family transcriptional regulator, with protein MVRRNDQRRARLVDAAIEVLAREGARGLTFRAVDAEAAVPTGTASNYFANRDDLLTQAGARVYERLRPDEATIARQRTAGRDRETYAELMRELVGRVSAFRTGCLALLELRLEATRRPGLRTVLTERVRADLAANVAYHESSGLPGDATAVKLLYLSLNWLILEQLTLPDVLSETERDELVRAAVERLVSPERTNSPYIHGM; from the coding sequence ATCGTGAGACGCAATGACCAACGGCGTGCCCGGCTCGTCGACGCCGCGATCGAGGTGCTGGCCAGGGAGGGAGCGCGCGGGCTCACCTTCCGGGCGGTGGACGCCGAGGCCGCCGTCCCCACCGGCACGGCGTCCAACTACTTCGCCAACCGCGATGACCTGCTCACCCAGGCCGGCGCCCGTGTCTACGAGCGGCTCCGGCCGGACGAGGCCACGATCGCGCGCCAGCGCACGGCCGGCCGCGACCGCGAGACGTACGCGGAGCTGATGCGTGAACTCGTCGGCCGGGTCTCCGCCTTCCGCACCGGCTGTCTCGCGCTGCTGGAACTCCGCCTGGAGGCCACCCGCCGCCCGGGACTGCGCACGGTGCTCACCGAGCGGGTCCGCGCCGACCTCGCCGCCAACGTCGCCTACCACGAGTCCTCCGGCCTCCCCGGCGACGCCACGGCCGTAAAACTGCTCTACCTGTCACTGAACTGGCTGATCCTCGAACAGCTCACCCTGCCGGACGTCCTGTCCGAGACGGAACGGGACGAGCTGGTCAGGGCCGCGGTCGAACGGCTCGTGTCCCCCGAGCGGACCAACTCGCCCTATATTCACGGAATGTAA
- a CDS encoding DUF2637 domain-containing protein, whose product MDSIHNEDIFGATEFSTLEIQWDPAEELAQMLSSAAAAHPDPSPPHGRSSHRRNRRKHHAESRWTRDNQRGTHVTILIATISVCAVCMLGWSFSYSYAQLRATASSVLPMRLAQWWPLTVYGPWLVAALSILRATVQSRSARRSWCVLLGASAMSVALCVSHSSHSLLSLIIFGIPPITALVCFWEIVGQVSSKVVRPRHAAQDRRGGAKPQGPYDAA is encoded by the coding sequence ATGGACAGTATTCACAATGAAGACATCTTCGGTGCCACCGAGTTCAGCACGCTCGAGATACAGTGGGATCCTGCCGAGGAGCTGGCCCAGATGCTCTCCAGCGCCGCTGCCGCGCACCCCGATCCGAGCCCGCCGCACGGACGGTCCAGCCATCGCAGAAACCGGCGAAAACACCACGCGGAATCCCGCTGGACGCGCGACAACCAGCGAGGCACGCACGTCACGATCTTGATCGCGACCATCTCGGTGTGCGCGGTCTGCATGTTGGGCTGGTCCTTTTCCTATTCTTATGCCCAGCTCCGCGCCACCGCGTCCTCCGTATTGCCGATGAGACTGGCACAGTGGTGGCCGCTGACGGTGTACGGGCCGTGGCTCGTGGCGGCCCTGTCCATTCTGCGGGCCACCGTACAGAGCAGGAGCGCGCGAAGATCCTGGTGCGTTCTGCTGGGCGCCTCGGCGATGTCGGTCGCCCTGTGCGTCAGCCACTCATCACATTCGCTGCTTTCCCTGATCATCTTTGGGATTCCGCCGATCACCGCACTGGTGTGTTTCTGGGAGATCGTCGGCCAGGTCTCGTCGAAGGTGGTCAGGCCCCGGCACGCCGCGCAGGACCGGCGTGGCGGCGCCAAGCCCCAAGGGCCGTACGACGCCGCGTGA
- a CDS encoding NUDIX domain-containing protein produces the protein MTLLVAAVIVHDKATNRVVLLQRSQNAKFAQGMWDLPVGKSEPGEPITETAVRELYEETGLTVKPHSLKVAHIIHGAWGVEAPNGFLTVVFAAHEWTGEPENREPSKHTQVCWVSAEAIPEAFVETTASALRRYLTGGPEISLDGWR, from the coding sequence ATGACCCTCCTCGTTGCCGCAGTCATCGTCCACGACAAGGCCACCAACCGCGTCGTCCTCCTCCAACGCAGCCAGAACGCCAAGTTCGCACAGGGCATGTGGGACCTCCCCGTCGGCAAAAGCGAACCCGGCGAGCCCATCACAGAGACCGCCGTACGCGAGCTGTACGAGGAAACCGGCCTAACCGTGAAGCCGCACTCCCTGAAGGTCGCCCACATCATCCACGGTGCCTGGGGTGTCGAAGCCCCCAATGGCTTCCTCACCGTCGTCTTCGCCGCCCACGAATGGACGGGCGAGCCCGAGAACCGAGAACCGAGCAAGCACACCCAGGTCTGCTGGGTCAGCGCTGAGGCTATCCCGGAGGCGTTCGTGGAAACCACGGCGAGCGCCCTCCGCCGATATCTCACGGGTGGTCCGGAGATCTCCCTTGACGGCTGGCGGTAG
- a CDS encoding aldo-keto reductase family protein has translation MARTRRNPSAFTALEAEARAGRIGGYGVATWTGFDGALSVADLLKIATHCGGRGHHLSAIQLPVSLVMLKPVAQALEGTGPLAEATAAGLDTFISAPLHGGELPTMVTDELARLIDPGTTPAEAALRVTAYTPGVNHVLLGSGNAQHWEAAQRVLALPPLPDKTLHEVIDVLGA, from the coding sequence GTGGCGAGGACACGGCGGAACCCCAGCGCCTTCACCGCCCTCGAAGCCGAGGCCCGCGCCGGACGGATCGGAGGCTACGGCGTCGCCACCTGGACCGGCTTCGACGGCGCGCTCAGCGTCGCCGACCTCCTCAAAATCGCCACCCACTGCGGAGGCCGCGGCCATCATCTGTCCGCCATCCAGCTCCCCGTCTCACTGGTCATGCTCAAACCGGTCGCCCAGGCCCTGGAGGGCACCGGCCCCCTGGCTGAGGCAACCGCAGCCGGCCTGGACACGTTCATTTCCGCCCCCCTGCATGGCGGAGAACTCCCCACCATGGTCACGGACGAACTCGCCCGACTCATCGACCCAGGCACCACCCCGGCCGAGGCCGCCCTGCGTGTCACCGCGTACACCCCAGGGGTGAATCACGTCCTCCTGGGGTCCGGGAACGCGCAACACTGGGAGGCCGCCCAGCGCGTCCTTGCTTTACCTCCGCTCCCGGACAAGACCCTGCACGAGGTGATCGATGTTCTCGGCGCCTGA
- a CDS encoding DUF5994 family protein, with the protein MTGSDTSPGSRHLPSGVHHAVRPGSALLRLETTASREGVLDGAWWPRSRDIGAELPALLSALTEHLGPLTRVGLDATAWEGLPNRIVVGDHVVHVDSFPVGDDTVLITRGDRDLFSLLVVPPDTPPEAARAAMAQAVLAGNVSEAEQILIDTGSGQRPSG; encoded by the coding sequence ATGACCGGCTCCGACACATCCCCTGGTTCCAGGCACCTGCCGAGCGGTGTGCACCATGCCGTGCGGCCGGGGAGTGCACTGCTCCGGCTGGAGACGACGGCATCGCGCGAAGGCGTCCTCGACGGGGCGTGGTGGCCACGGTCGCGCGACATCGGTGCCGAGCTGCCCGCGCTGCTGAGCGCCCTCACCGAGCACCTGGGCCCCCTGACCCGCGTCGGGCTGGATGCCACGGCCTGGGAGGGGCTCCCGAACCGGATCGTCGTCGGCGACCACGTGGTACACGTGGACTCCTTCCCGGTGGGTGACGACACGGTCCTGATCACCCGGGGCGACCGGGACCTCTTCTCGCTGCTGGTGGTCCCACCGGACACGCCGCCCGAGGCCGCCCGCGCGGCGATGGCACAGGCCGTCCTGGCCGGCAACGTCAGCGAGGCGGAGCAGATCCTCATCGACACGGGAAGCGGGCAGAGGCCGTCCGGCTGA
- a CDS encoding PP2C family protein-serine/threonine phosphatase, which translates to MTAEPGTDRSESFGEALLGAVLDRAHELPPHLIGPLVADVVERLGGRRPQVLLQDYGQLLLVPLRGEGLTGGDPQDIDASVAGWCFLDAQPVEVPEADGVRVHLPLLDGGDQVGVMAVTLDRVDDDDRRLLARLSGLVADLLVTKHGYSDLFFSTRRGEPMSVAAEIQWSLLPPLAMVMPRVAVAGILEPAYDVAGDSFDYALNGDILHVAMIDAMGHGLGAATMATVAIGAYRHARRLGTGLSEIYAAMDVAVVHQFGPDHFVTAQMMRLDTATGRMHWVNAGHPPPILVRDHRVMCRLDVPTTLPVGMGGAEPEVGELDLERGDRVLCFTDGLIEEHAVGEEQFGEDQLIDWVNRLERTGRGVRAVARSLSHTLKRARGGHTTDDATLLLVEWRG; encoded by the coding sequence ATGACGGCCGAACCGGGCACGGACCGCTCCGAGAGCTTCGGGGAAGCGCTTCTGGGGGCGGTTCTCGACCGGGCGCACGAGCTCCCGCCCCACCTCATCGGACCGCTGGTCGCCGACGTGGTGGAGCGGCTCGGCGGCCGCCGTCCGCAGGTGCTGCTCCAGGACTACGGCCAGTTGCTGCTCGTACCTCTGCGCGGTGAGGGCCTCACGGGCGGGGATCCGCAGGACATCGACGCTTCCGTCGCGGGCTGGTGCTTTCTCGATGCCCAGCCCGTCGAGGTGCCCGAGGCCGACGGCGTACGGGTCCACCTGCCGCTGCTGGACGGCGGCGACCAGGTGGGCGTCATGGCCGTGACGCTGGACCGGGTCGATGACGACGACCGGCGGCTGCTGGCCAGGCTCTCCGGCCTGGTTGCCGACCTGCTGGTGACCAAGCACGGCTACTCCGACCTGTTCTTCTCCACCCGCCGCGGTGAGCCGATGAGCGTCGCCGCCGAGATCCAGTGGTCCCTGCTGCCGCCTCTGGCCATGGTCATGCCGCGGGTCGCCGTGGCCGGGATCCTGGAGCCCGCCTACGACGTGGCGGGGGACAGCTTCGACTACGCGCTCAACGGTGACATCCTCCACGTGGCCATGATCGACGCGATGGGGCACGGCCTGGGCGCGGCCACCATGGCCACCGTGGCCATCGGCGCCTACCGTCACGCCCGCCGCCTCGGCACCGGCCTGTCGGAGATCTACGCCGCCATGGACGTCGCCGTGGTACACCAGTTCGGCCCGGACCACTTCGTCACCGCCCAGATGATGCGGCTGGACACGGCCACGGGGCGGATGCACTGGGTCAATGCGGGACACCCGCCACCGATACTCGTGCGCGATCACCGCGTCATGTGTCGGCTGGACGTCCCCACGACCCTCCCGGTCGGCATGGGCGGCGCGGAGCCAGAGGTCGGCGAGCTGGACCTGGAGCGCGGAGACCGCGTCCTCTGCTTCACGGACGGACTGATCGAGGAACACGCCGTGGGTGAGGAGCAGTTCGGTGAGGACCAGCTGATCGACTGGGTGAACCGGCTGGAGAGGACCGGTCGCGGGGTCCGGGCGGTGGCGCGCTCCCTGTCGCACACCCTCAAGCGGGCGCGGGGCGGCCACACGACGGACGACGCGACGCTGCTCCTGGTGGAGTGGCGCGGCTGA
- a CDS encoding DUF5994 family protein: MPLARLRLTPEASHGPLDGAWWPRCDALELELPALVGSLDPGLGTVTRVTVGAAAWPDAPLTVSAPDHVIEVVLSDATAEEHAITLDCGTLGRWELLVVPPDEPAGTAERLLTAAADPWNPLSAQRTLAHVEDGFGREGAGEQHGP; encoded by the coding sequence ATGCCGCTGGCACGGCTGAGGCTCACGCCGGAGGCCAGCCACGGCCCGCTGGACGGAGCGTGGTGGCCGCGTTGCGACGCGCTGGAACTGGAATTGCCCGCGCTCGTGGGCTCGCTCGACCCCGGCCTTGGCACGGTCACCCGCGTCACGGTCGGCGCTGCGGCCTGGCCTGACGCGCCACTGACCGTGTCGGCGCCGGACCACGTGATCGAGGTCGTCCTGAGCGACGCCACCGCCGAGGAGCATGCCATCACCCTGGACTGCGGCACCCTGGGGCGCTGGGAGCTGCTGGTCGTCCCGCCCGACGAGCCGGCCGGAACCGCCGAACGCCTGCTGACCGCCGCCGCCGATCCGTGGAATCCGCTGTCGGCTCAGCGCACCTTGGCACATGTCGAGGACGGCTTCGGCCGGGAGGGCGCAGGGGAACAGCACGGCCCATGA
- a CDS encoding STAS domain-containing protein gives MAVQRLDIHRRDRGERAIVTLVGDIWPASAPLLRAALEQCLRDGMAAIDVDLTTVGSCDAKGLDVFLTASRHAGLVHSCLHLHHPCAQITRLLAGTGSASLLRDLLDTSAAGPSAGGTQTSGDRAGAPVVKDGIRLRRLTRRQVEGMSEDIADLAVAGPFMRDDFLRRLAVGARRPGFALLVAETTVLVGCVFGFPVSPVSRSEQGLQESVQRLTGCARFLLLTQVVAHQHPQRRDIGRRLQQRLLADERTELGVALLIPADRAGQAAYDSWGWRNHGEMVGLPGRGAPCVLTLFRESGSSLPAPRAAVPSRA, from the coding sequence ATGGCCGTGCAGCGCCTGGACATCCACCGGCGTGACCGGGGGGAGCGGGCCATCGTCACGCTCGTCGGCGACATCTGGCCGGCCTCGGCGCCCCTGCTGCGGGCCGCGCTGGAGCAGTGCCTGCGCGACGGCATGGCAGCCATCGACGTCGATCTCACCACGGTCGGCTCCTGTGACGCCAAGGGCCTGGACGTCTTCCTGACGGCGTCACGGCATGCCGGCCTCGTGCACTCCTGCCTGCACCTGCACCATCCGTGCGCGCAGATCACCCGGCTCCTCGCGGGCACCGGCTCCGCGTCCCTGCTCCGCGATCTGCTGGACACGTCCGCGGCGGGTCCGTCGGCCGGCGGGACGCAGACGTCCGGCGACCGCGCCGGTGCGCCGGTCGTCAAGGACGGGATCCGCCTGCGCAGGCTGACTCGCCGGCAGGTGGAGGGGATGAGCGAGGACATCGCCGACCTGGCCGTGGCCGGCCCCTTCATGCGGGACGACTTCCTGCGGCGGCTTGCCGTCGGCGCCCGACGGCCTGGCTTCGCGCTGCTGGTGGCCGAGACGACGGTGTTGGTGGGGTGCGTCTTCGGGTTTCCGGTGAGTCCCGTCAGCCGGTCCGAGCAGGGGTTGCAGGAGAGCGTCCAACGGCTCACCGGCTGTGCCCGGTTCCTGCTCCTCACCCAGGTCGTGGCGCACCAGCACCCACAGCGCCGCGACATCGGCCGCCGTCTGCAACAGCGTCTGCTGGCCGATGAGCGCACCGAGCTCGGAGTGGCCTTGCTGATTCCTGCCGACCGGGCCGGACAAGCCGCCTACGACTCGTGGGGCTGGCGGAACCACGGGGAGATGGTCGGGCTGCCCGGTCGGGGCGCTCCTTGCGTGCTGACCCTGTTCCGGGAGAGCGGATCTTCGCTGCCTGCGCCTCGGGCCGCCGTTCCAAGCCGGGCGTAG